The following proteins are encoded in a genomic region of Ostrea edulis chromosome 7, xbOstEdul1.1, whole genome shotgun sequence:
- the LOC125654833 gene encoding uncharacterized protein LOC125654833 → MSFSLVLASLIIINGFSHAFLINEGDANEIMSEVALLREEIAKLTTQVKSSCGCATSPGSRCPDGWTMFSGSCYYFGVVPKSWQDSEVACERLGGHLATVHSTEEEQFILDYVKRERKALVDMSHGYTWIGGHDFLQESNWMWITDEVFNFTNWRAGNPNNGGAALNEDCLDVSGDGWNDNKCSNRLNYVCERNPLKMSFRIILTLLFTFDGFSGGFLINPGDGNEILAEVSQLREMLTLLTAQVKSSCGCATSPGSRCPDGWTMFSGSCYYFGVVPKSWQDSEVACERLGGHLATVHSTEEEQFILDYAKREKKALVDMSHGYTWIGGHDFLQESNWMWITDEVFNFTNWRAGNPSNGNGNEDCLDLSFDGWNDNTCSNILNYICERNMF, encoded by the exons ATGTCGTTCTCTCTCGTGTTGGCTTCACTTATTATAATTAATGGATTTTCGCATGCTTTCTTAATCAACGAAGGGGATGCAAATGAAATTATGTCGGAGGTAGCACTATTACGGGAAGAAATTGCTAAGCTGACTACCCAGGTGAAGTCGTCCTGTGGATGCGCTACGTCCCCTGGGTCTCGTTGCCCTGATGGATGGACCATGTTTTCAGGTTCTTGTTACTATTTCGGTGTTGTCCCAAAGTCATGGCAGGACTCGGAAGTAGCATGTGAACGACTTGGCGGCCATCTTGCAACTGTCCATTCTACAGAGGAGGAACAATTCATACTAGATTATGTTAAACGTGAAAGGAAAGCTTTGGTAGACATGTCGCATGGCTACACGTGGATCGGTGGACATGATTTCCTACAAGAAAGCAACTGGATGTGGATAACGGatgaagttttcaattttacgaACTGGAGGGCGGGAAACCCGAACAATGGAGGAGCCGCCCTCAATGAAGATTGCCTTGACGTCAGTGGAGACGGTTGGAATGATAATAAGTGCTCCAATAGACTGAACTATGTCTGTGAACGGAACCCAT taaaaatgtcatttagAATAATTTTGACTTTGCTTTTTACATTTGATGGATTTTCCGGTGGTTTCCTTATCAACCCAGGGGACGGAAACGAAATTCTTGCGGAAGTTTCACAATTACGAGAAATGCTCACACTATTAACCGCCCAGGTGAAGTCGTCCTGTGGATGCGCTACGTCCCCTGGGTCTCGTTGCCCTGATGGATGGACCATGTTTTCAGGTTCTTGTTACTATTTCGGTGTTGTCCCAAAGTCATGGCAGGACTCGGAAGTAGCATGTGAACGACTTGGCGGCCATCTTGCGACTGTCCATTCTACAGAGGAGGAACAATTCATACTAGATTATGCTAAACGCGAGAAGAAAGCTTTGGTAGACATGTCGCATGGCTATACGTGGATCGGTGGACACGATTTCCTACAAGAAAGCAACTGGATGTGGATAACGGatgaagttttcaattttacgaACTGGAGGGCGGGAAACCCGAGCAATGGAAACGGAAACGAGGATTGCCTTGACCTTAGTTTTGATGGATGGAACGATAACACTTGTTCCAACATCCTGAACTACATCTGTGAACGAAACATGTTTTAA
- the LOC125657156 gene encoding scavenger receptor class F member 2-like, translating to MDVSICVFVIIDLMLCVKCTFACSSGWYGDGCVLECPSNCRGNVCDVTQGTCSNCTDGWTGNYCDQPCSLGTFGKDCGQVCKGHCKDGCNHVTGKCDKGCEDGWYTENCNIGCPRGSYGAGCKYRCGRCRDGVGCHHVTGYCVSGCEPGYTGQACNNVCPYGHYGEKCEKFCGADSRCNPVTGECCGCTELLKLVEERGGNLDHKSEVVIGLAVPLGVSLVVNCTLCLATCYYYIIYKEEIGKRKGENFLN from the exons ATGGATGTGTCAATTTGTGTTTTCGTTATTATTGATTTGATGCTATGTGTGAAGTGCACTTTTG cgTGCAGCAGTGGATGGTACGGCGATGGTTGTGTGTTGGAATGTCCATCTAACTGCAGGGGAAACGTGTGTGACGTCACACAAGGAACGTGTTCCAACTGTACGGACGGGTGGACAGGAAATTACTGCGACCAGC CATGTTCCCTGGGTACTTTTGGTAAAGACTGTGGGCAAGTGTGTAAAGGTCATTGTAAAGATGGCTGTAATCACGTGACTGGGAAATGCGACAAAGGTTGTGAGGACGGCTGGTACACAGAAAACTGCAACATTG GTTGTCCAAGAGGATCATACGGAGCGGGATGTAAATATAGATGTGGTCGCTGCAGAGATGGTGTCGGATGTCATCACGTGACCGGATACTGCGTCAGCGGATGTGAGCCTGGGTACACAGGCCAGGCCTGTAACAACG tatGCCCTTATGGTCACTACGGCGAGAAGTGTGAGAAATTCTGTGGGGCGGATTCCAGGTGCAATCCAGTGACAGGCGAATGCTGCGGTTGTACGGAGTTACTGAAACTAG TTGAAGAGAGAGGGGGAAATCTGGACCACAAGAGCGAAGTAGTGATTGGATTGGCCGTGCCCCTGGGTGTGTCCCTGGTAGTCAACTGCACCCTATGTCTAGCAACCTGTTACTACTACATCATTTATAAAGAGGAGATCGGCAAAAGAAAGGGAGAGAACTTCcttaattag